Proteins encoded in a region of the Pseudothermotoga elfii DSM 9442 = NBRC 107921 genome:
- the flgG gene encoding flagellar basal-body rod protein FlgG, whose translation MMVSLYSAATGMWAQQYKLDTISNNLANVDTTGYKKVRAEFQDLVYQYYKNAGTPTAVNSTIPTGIYFGHGTRLSATTKIFSLGNMEYTGNALDVAITGDGFFQVQLQDGRTAYTRDGTFKVDSEGRVVTSNGLALIPNIVVPADAVAINISPDGIFSAEMQDGTVQNLGTITLVRFVNPSGLKAVGDNLYLETTASGEPIEGTPNQDGFGALQQGYLEKANVDVVKEMVDMITAQRAYELNARAIQTADNMLQTVSTLKR comes from the coding sequence ATGATGGTTTCACTTTATTCTGCAGCAACAGGAATGTGGGCACAACAGTACAAACTTGACACAATTTCAAATAACCTTGCCAATGTTGATACGACTGGTTACAAAAAAGTTAGAGCTGAATTTCAAGACCTCGTCTACCAGTATTACAAAAACGCAGGTACTCCCACCGCGGTGAATTCTACTATACCAACAGGAATATATTTTGGGCATGGCACAAGACTCAGTGCCACCACCAAGATATTTTCACTTGGCAATATGGAATATACAGGTAACGCACTGGATGTGGCGATTACTGGAGATGGTTTTTTTCAAGTGCAGTTGCAGGATGGTAGAACTGCTTATACAAGGGATGGTACATTCAAAGTCGACAGCGAAGGAAGAGTAGTTACATCGAACGGTCTGGCTCTGATACCGAATATTGTTGTACCGGCTGATGCCGTTGCCATTAACATATCTCCAGATGGTATTTTTTCGGCAGAAATGCAAGATGGTACAGTTCAGAATCTTGGAACCATCACGCTTGTCAGGTTTGTAAACCCATCTGGCTTGAAAGCAGTGGGAGATAACTTATACCTGGAGACCACGGCGTCGGGCGAACCCATCGAAGGGACACCAAATCAAGATGGTTTTGGCGCGTTGCAGCAAGGATATCTTGAAAAAGCTAACGTTGATGTTGTGAAGGAAATGGTGGATATGATAACTGCCCAGAGAGCTTATGAACTTAATGCCCGGGCAATTCAAACAGCTGACAATATGCTGCAAACGGTATCCACGTTGAAACGATGA
- the flgA gene encoding flagellar basal body P-ring formation chaperone FlgA translates to MWRIFAFCLISVSAFAVFETDVQSAIIDFVLSQISETATVTDLQFKQSIPSADRFEILSCNFNGNKTNILIKFYNNRSFAGYVQASALISQPRKILIARRTIKSGEIIKREDVELVEFDVFGKKGNFTNNLEVVAGKVSRKMFREGEPIDLFYLVKAPDVRAGQVLLAVFETGSVLATALVRVLHDGNFGEIVKARNVDTGFLIQGILRSDYTILISGG, encoded by the coding sequence ATGTGGAGAATTTTTGCTTTTTGCCTGATTTCCGTAAGCGCTTTTGCCGTTTTTGAAACAGATGTGCAAAGTGCCATAATTGATTTTGTACTTTCTCAGATCAGCGAAACTGCAACCGTAACAGACCTTCAATTCAAACAATCGATTCCCTCAGCTGACAGATTCGAGATTCTTTCGTGCAACTTCAATGGCAATAAAACAAATATTCTGATCAAGTTCTACAATAATCGATCTTTTGCCGGTTATGTTCAGGCGTCGGCACTTATTTCACAGCCAAGGAAGATTTTAATTGCACGCAGAACTATTAAAAGTGGAGAGATTATTAAAAGAGAAGATGTGGAGCTGGTCGAGTTTGATGTATTTGGAAAGAAGGGAAATTTTACGAACAATCTTGAGGTTGTCGCGGGAAAAGTGAGCAGGAAAATGTTCCGTGAAGGAGAGCCAATAGACCTATTCTACCTTGTCAAGGCGCCAGATGTGAGGGCCGGGCAGGTTCTCTTAGCAGTTTTCGAAACAGGTTCGGTTCTGGCTACAGCACTTGTGAGAGTTTTGCATGATGGAAATTTTGGAGAGATCGTTAAAGCGAGAAATGTTGATACTGGATTTCTGATTCAAGGAATTTTGAGATCAGATTATACAATTCTCATTTCTGGAGGCTGA
- a CDS encoding flagellar basal body L-ring protein FlgH: MKKSLIIVIVFALYTTFVFPTSLWNNSSSAQFKNIIADRKASKVGDIVTIVVKETPQINSSSSNDAFENALVNLFTGAVKNITQFDLSQFIPINNNSQQQRSAQLSSTVVLTISAVVVDIQNGNLVVEGNKKLKVGEQLSEIIIRGTVRPDDISHNNTVDSSNIANCQIWVNGELVFRQNPDQQSWLDYLLSAIAKWFL; this comes from the coding sequence GTGAAAAAATCCTTAATAATTGTGATTGTCTTCGCTTTATATACAACTTTTGTTTTTCCTACGTCGTTGTGGAACAACTCTTCATCCGCGCAGTTTAAAAACATAATAGCTGATAGAAAAGCGAGCAAAGTTGGTGACATAGTAACAATCGTGGTCAAAGAAACACCTCAAATAAATTCTTCCAGCTCAAATGACGCTTTTGAAAATGCTCTTGTGAATCTGTTTACAGGTGCTGTAAAAAACATCACGCAATTTGATCTCTCTCAGTTCATACCTATAAACAACAACTCTCAGCAGCAGAGATCCGCTCAACTGAGCTCAACAGTTGTTTTAACTATATCGGCAGTGGTGGTAGATATCCAAAATGGTAATCTGGTTGTTGAGGGGAACAAAAAATTGAAAGTGGGTGAACAGCTGAGCGAGATAATCATACGGGGCACTGTTAGACCTGATGATATTTCACACAACAATACAGTTGATTCTTCAAATATTGCAAACTGTCAAATATGGGTTAATGGAGAACTGGTTTTTCGGCAGAACCCGGATCAGCAATCGTGGCTTGATTATTTGTTATCAGCAATTGCAAAATGGTTTTTGTGA